A region of Zeugodacus cucurbitae isolate PBARC_wt_2022May chromosome 5, idZeuCucr1.2, whole genome shotgun sequence DNA encodes the following proteins:
- the Appl_2 gene encoding amyloid-beta-like protein isoform X5: MLDSSKISLGLLALTVICATNCPNVQAASPRWEPQIAVLCEAGQVFQPQYLSEEGRWVTDLNKKTSGATCLRDKMDLLDYCKKAYPNRDITNIVESSHYQKIGGWCRQGALNSAKCKGAHRWIKPFRCLEGPFQSDALLVPEGCLFDHIHNASRCWPFVRWNQTGAAACQERGMQMRSFAMLLPCGISLFSGVEFVCCPKHFKTDEIRVKKTDLPVIAPAEITNSNVDVTNDDDNDSNYSKDIGADDDLDDEDDLMGDDEEDEMVADEAAAGEANSSNADDLNGEYDSGEDLDNYEEDGGGAAEEQSDSWDLQNGSSSGAKPTAVKSNADEAGGAKGKLGVESVVKGAAGMMADAPAAATAQQQFPTAPSTSQPTVDPYFTHFDPHYEHQSYKVSQKRLEESHREKVTRVMKDWSDLEEKYQDMRMADPKQAQTFKQRMTARFQTSVQALEEEGNAEKHQLAAMHQQRVLAHINQRKREAMTCYTQALTEQPPNAHHVEKCLQKLLRALHKDRAHALAHYRHLLNSGGPGGLEAAASERPRTLERLIDIDRAVNQSMTMLKRYPELSAKISQLMNDYILALRSKDDIPGSSLGMSEEAEAAILDKYRVEIERKVAEKERLRLAEKQRKEQRAAEREKLREEKLRMEAKKVDELLKSQAEQDGGASGAGSSMSGSSSTAALGDSKVSSKEIGQLADPTKLAQSDKDSTGGEEYADVTVSTKTQTVLPTVDDDAVQRAVEDVAAAVAHQEAEPQVQHFMSHDLGHRESSFSLRREFAHTHANKEGRNVYFTLSFAGIALLAAIFVGVAVAKWRTSRSPHAQGFIEVDQNATTHPVVPEEKIVANMQINGYENPTYKYFEVKE, translated from the exons GCTTATCCGAATCGTGACATCACCAATATTGTTGAATCTTCGCATTATCAGAAAATCGGCGGCTGGTGTCGTCAGGGCGCTTTGAATTCGGCCAAATGCAAAGGGGCACATCGTTGGATCAAACCATTCCGTTGCTTGG AAGGACCATTCCAATCGGATGCTCTACTGGTGCCCGAAGGTTGTCTCTTCGATCACATCCACAACGCCTCACGTTGCTGGCCATTCGTTAGATGGAATCAGACCGGCGCTGCCGCTTGTCAGGAGCGCGGCATGCAAATGCGCAGCTTCGCCATGTTGCTGCCctgtggtatttcattgttctcGGGTGTGGAATTCGTTTGCTGTccgaaacatttcaaaa CCGATGAGATTCGCGTAAAGAAGACCGACCTACCCGTTATCGCCCCAGCTGAGATTACCAACAGCAATGTGGATGTGACTAACGATGACGACAATGACTCGAACTACTCCAAAGATATTGGCGCCGATGACGACCTTGACGATGAGGATGACCTGATGGGCGATGATGAGGAGGACGAAATGGTCGCCGATGAGGCAGCTGCTGGTGAGGCGAATAGCTCGAATGCTGATGATTTGAATGGCGAATATGATTCTGGCGAGGACTTGGACAACTACGAGGAGGATGGTGGCGGTGCAGCTGAAGAGCAGTCGGACAGCTGGGATTTGCAGAATGGTAGCTCAAGCGGCGCGAAACCAACGGCGGTGAAGTCCAACGCAGATGAGGCGGGTGGTGCAAAGGGCAAATTGGGTGTTGAGTCGGTGGTTAAGGGCGCAGCTGGCATGATGGCTGATGCGCCAGCCGCTGCGACAGCACAGCAACAATTCCCCACAGCACCATCCACCAGCCAGCCCACCGTCGATCCATACTTCACCCACTTCGATCCGCACTACGAGCATCAGAGCTACAAAGTAAGTCAAAAA CGCCTCGAGGAATCGCATCGCGAGAAGGTCACCCGTGTCATGAAGGACTGGTCCGATTTGGAGGAGAAGTACCAGGATATGCGTATGGCTGATCCCAAGCAAGCACAGACATTCAAACAACGCATGACAGCACGCTTCCAG ACTTCTGTTCAGGCACTCGAGGAGGAAGGCAACGCCGAGAAGCATCAGTTGGCCGCCATGCATCAGCAACGCGTATTGGCCCACATCAATCAGCGCAAACGTGAAGCAATGACCTGCTACACTCAAGCGCTCACCGAACAGCCACCAAAT GCTCACCACGTCGAGAAGTGTCTGCAGAAGCTTTTGCGCGCCTTGCACAAGGATCGCGCTCATGCCTTGGCCCACTATCGTCATCTCTTGAACTCCGGCGGTCCAGGTGGTTTGGAAGCTGCCGCCTCAGAACGACCACGCACTCTGGAACGTCTCATCGATATCGATCGCGCCGTCAACCAATCCATGACCATGTTGAAACGTTACCCCGAATTGTCTGCCAAAATTTCCCAACTGATGAACGACTACATTTTGGCGCTACGCAGCAAGGACGACATCCCCGGCTCATCGTTGGGCATGAGCGAAGAAGCGGAGGCTGCCATTTTGGACAAATATCGCGTTGAGATCGAGCGTAAAGTGGCGGAGAAAGAACGTCTACGTTTGGCCGAGAAGCAGCGTAAGGAACAGCGCGCCGCTGAACGTGAGAAATTACGTGAAGAGAAGTTGCGCATGGAGGCCAAGAAGGTTGATGAGCTATTGAAGTCACAAGCCGAGCAGGATGGTGGCGCCAGTGGTGCTGGCTCGTCCATGTCGGGCTCCTCATCCACTGCAGCACTTGGTGACTCCAAGGTGAGCAGCAAAGAGATTGGTCAACTTGCAGATCCCACTAAATTGGCGCAAAGCGACAAGGACAGCACCGGCGGTGAAGAGTACGCCGATGTCACTGTCAG CACCAAAACCCAAACCGTCCTGCCCACAGTCGATGATGATGCCGTACAGCGCGCCGTAGAGGATGTCGCTGCCGCCGTCGCTCACCAAGAGGCTGAGCCACAGGTGCAACACTTTATGTCGCACGATTTGGGTCATCGCGAATCG AGCTTCTCGCTGCGTCGCGAATTCGCACACACGCACGCGAACAAGGAGGGACGCAATGTCTACTTCACTTTGTCCTTCGCCGGCATTGCATTGTTAGCGGCCATCTTTGTTGGTGTCGCTGTGGCCAAGTGGAGAACATCTCGCTCTCCACATGCGCAGGGCTTCATTGAAGTTGATCAG AACGCCACCACACACCCCGTTGTACCGGAGGAGAAGATCGTGGCGAACATGCAAATCAACGGTTACGAGAACccaacatacaaatatttcgagGTGAAGGAGTAa
- the Appl_2 gene encoding amyloid-beta-like protein isoform X8, with product MLDSSKISLGLLALTVICATNCPNVQAASPRWEPQIAVLCEAGQVFQPQYLSEEGRWVTDLNKKTSGATCLRDKMDLLDYCKKAYPNRDITNIVESSHYQKIGGWCRQGALNSAKCKGAHRWIKPFRCLGPFQSDALLVPEGCLFDHIHNASRCWPFVRWNQTGAAACQERGMQMRSFAMLLPCGISLFSGVEFVCCPKHFKTDEIRVKKTDLPVIAPAEITNSNVDVTNDDDNDSNYSKDIGADDDLDDEDDLMGDDEEDEMVADEAAAGEANSSNADDLNGEYDSGEDLDNYEEDGGGAAEEQSDSWDLQNGSSSGAKPTAVKSNADEAGGAKGKLGVESVVKGAAGMMADAPAAATAQQQFPTAPSTSQPTVDPYFTHFDPHYEHQSYKRLEESHREKVTRVMKDWSDLEEKYQDMRMADPKQAQTFKQRMTARFQTSVQALEEEGNAEKHQLAAMHQQRVLAHINQRKREAMTCYTQALTEQPPNAHHVEKCLQKLLRALHKDRAHALAHYRHLLNSGGPGGLEAAASERPRTLERLIDIDRAVNQSMTMLKRYPELSAKISQLMNDYILALRSKDDIPGSSLGMSEEAEAAILDKYRVEIERKVAEKERLRLAEKQRKEQRAAEREKLREEKLRMEAKKVDELLKSQAEQDGGASGAGSSMSGSSSTAALGDSKVSSKEIGQLADPTKLAQSDKDSTGGEEYADVTVSTKTQTVLPTVDDDAVQRAVEDVAAAVAHQEAEPQVQHFMSHDLGHRESSFSLRREFAHTHANKEGRNVYFTLSFAGIALLAAIFVGVAVAKWRTSRSPHAQGFIEVDQNATTHPVVPEEKIVANMQINGYENPTYKYFEVKE from the exons GCTTATCCGAATCGTGACATCACCAATATTGTTGAATCTTCGCATTATCAGAAAATCGGCGGCTGGTGTCGTCAGGGCGCTTTGAATTCGGCCAAATGCAAAGGGGCACATCGTTGGATCAAACCATTCCGTTGCTTGG GACCATTCCAATCGGATGCTCTACTGGTGCCCGAAGGTTGTCTCTTCGATCACATCCACAACGCCTCACGTTGCTGGCCATTCGTTAGATGGAATCAGACCGGCGCTGCCGCTTGTCAGGAGCGCGGCATGCAAATGCGCAGCTTCGCCATGTTGCTGCCctgtggtatttcattgttctcGGGTGTGGAATTCGTTTGCTGTccgaaacatttcaaaa CCGATGAGATTCGCGTAAAGAAGACCGACCTACCCGTTATCGCCCCAGCTGAGATTACCAACAGCAATGTGGATGTGACTAACGATGACGACAATGACTCGAACTACTCCAAAGATATTGGCGCCGATGACGACCTTGACGATGAGGATGACCTGATGGGCGATGATGAGGAGGACGAAATGGTCGCCGATGAGGCAGCTGCTGGTGAGGCGAATAGCTCGAATGCTGATGATTTGAATGGCGAATATGATTCTGGCGAGGACTTGGACAACTACGAGGAGGATGGTGGCGGTGCAGCTGAAGAGCAGTCGGACAGCTGGGATTTGCAGAATGGTAGCTCAAGCGGCGCGAAACCAACGGCGGTGAAGTCCAACGCAGATGAGGCGGGTGGTGCAAAGGGCAAATTGGGTGTTGAGTCGGTGGTTAAGGGCGCAGCTGGCATGATGGCTGATGCGCCAGCCGCTGCGACAGCACAGCAACAATTCCCCACAGCACCATCCACCAGCCAGCCCACCGTCGATCCATACTTCACCCACTTCGATCCGCACTACGAGCATCAGAGCTACAAA CGCCTCGAGGAATCGCATCGCGAGAAGGTCACCCGTGTCATGAAGGACTGGTCCGATTTGGAGGAGAAGTACCAGGATATGCGTATGGCTGATCCCAAGCAAGCACAGACATTCAAACAACGCATGACAGCACGCTTCCAG ACTTCTGTTCAGGCACTCGAGGAGGAAGGCAACGCCGAGAAGCATCAGTTGGCCGCCATGCATCAGCAACGCGTATTGGCCCACATCAATCAGCGCAAACGTGAAGCAATGACCTGCTACACTCAAGCGCTCACCGAACAGCCACCAAAT GCTCACCACGTCGAGAAGTGTCTGCAGAAGCTTTTGCGCGCCTTGCACAAGGATCGCGCTCATGCCTTGGCCCACTATCGTCATCTCTTGAACTCCGGCGGTCCAGGTGGTTTGGAAGCTGCCGCCTCAGAACGACCACGCACTCTGGAACGTCTCATCGATATCGATCGCGCCGTCAACCAATCCATGACCATGTTGAAACGTTACCCCGAATTGTCTGCCAAAATTTCCCAACTGATGAACGACTACATTTTGGCGCTACGCAGCAAGGACGACATCCCCGGCTCATCGTTGGGCATGAGCGAAGAAGCGGAGGCTGCCATTTTGGACAAATATCGCGTTGAGATCGAGCGTAAAGTGGCGGAGAAAGAACGTCTACGTTTGGCCGAGAAGCAGCGTAAGGAACAGCGCGCCGCTGAACGTGAGAAATTACGTGAAGAGAAGTTGCGCATGGAGGCCAAGAAGGTTGATGAGCTATTGAAGTCACAAGCCGAGCAGGATGGTGGCGCCAGTGGTGCTGGCTCGTCCATGTCGGGCTCCTCATCCACTGCAGCACTTGGTGACTCCAAGGTGAGCAGCAAAGAGATTGGTCAACTTGCAGATCCCACTAAATTGGCGCAAAGCGACAAGGACAGCACCGGCGGTGAAGAGTACGCCGATGTCACTGTCAG CACCAAAACCCAAACCGTCCTGCCCACAGTCGATGATGATGCCGTACAGCGCGCCGTAGAGGATGTCGCTGCCGCCGTCGCTCACCAAGAGGCTGAGCCACAGGTGCAACACTTTATGTCGCACGATTTGGGTCATCGCGAATCG AGCTTCTCGCTGCGTCGCGAATTCGCACACACGCACGCGAACAAGGAGGGACGCAATGTCTACTTCACTTTGTCCTTCGCCGGCATTGCATTGTTAGCGGCCATCTTTGTTGGTGTCGCTGTGGCCAAGTGGAGAACATCTCGCTCTCCACATGCGCAGGGCTTCATTGAAGTTGATCAG AACGCCACCACACACCCCGTTGTACCGGAGGAGAAGATCGTGGCGAACATGCAAATCAACGGTTACGAGAACccaacatacaaatatttcgagGTGAAGGAGTAa
- the Appl_2 gene encoding amyloid-beta-like protein isoform X9, with amino-acid sequence MDLLDYCKKAYPNRDITNIVESSHYQKIGGWCRQGALNSAKCKGAHRWIKPFRCLEGPFQSDALLVPEGCLFDHIHNASRCWPFVRWNQTGAAACQERGMQMRSFAMLLPCGISLFSGVEFVCCPKHFKTDEIRVKKTDLPVIAPAEITNSNVDVTNDDDNDSNYSKDIGADDDLDDEDDLMGDDEEDEMVADEAAAGEANSSNADDLNGEYDSGEDLDNYEEDGGGAAEEQSDSWDLQNGSSSGAKPTAVKSNADEAGGAKGKLGVESVVKGAAGMMADAPAAATAQQQFPTAPSTSQPTVDPYFTHFDPHYEHQSYKVSQKEAQQRLEESHREKVTRVMKDWSDLEEKYQDMRMADPKQAQTFKQRMTARFQTSVQALEEEGNAEKHQLAAMHQQRVLAHINQRKREAMTCYTQALTEQPPNAHHVEKCLQKLLRALHKDRAHALAHYRHLLNSGGPGGLEAAASERPRTLERLIDIDRAVNQSMTMLKRYPELSAKISQLMNDYILALRSKDDIPGSSLGMSEEAEAAILDKYRVEIERKVAEKERLRLAEKQRKEQRAAEREKLREEKLRMEAKKVDELLKSQAEQDGGASGAGSSMSGSSSTAALGDSKVSSKEIGQLADPTKLAQSDKDSTGGEEYADVTVSTKTQTVLPTVDDDAVQRAVEDVAAAVAHQEAEPQVQHFMSHDLGHRESSFSLRREFAHTHANKEGRNVYFTLSFAGIALLAAIFVGVAVAKWRTSRSPHAQGFIEVDQNATTHPVVPEEKIVANMQINGYENPTYKYFEVKE; translated from the exons GCTTATCCGAATCGTGACATCACCAATATTGTTGAATCTTCGCATTATCAGAAAATCGGCGGCTGGTGTCGTCAGGGCGCTTTGAATTCGGCCAAATGCAAAGGGGCACATCGTTGGATCAAACCATTCCGTTGCTTGG AAGGACCATTCCAATCGGATGCTCTACTGGTGCCCGAAGGTTGTCTCTTCGATCACATCCACAACGCCTCACGTTGCTGGCCATTCGTTAGATGGAATCAGACCGGCGCTGCCGCTTGTCAGGAGCGCGGCATGCAAATGCGCAGCTTCGCCATGTTGCTGCCctgtggtatttcattgttctcGGGTGTGGAATTCGTTTGCTGTccgaaacatttcaaaa CCGATGAGATTCGCGTAAAGAAGACCGACCTACCCGTTATCGCCCCAGCTGAGATTACCAACAGCAATGTGGATGTGACTAACGATGACGACAATGACTCGAACTACTCCAAAGATATTGGCGCCGATGACGACCTTGACGATGAGGATGACCTGATGGGCGATGATGAGGAGGACGAAATGGTCGCCGATGAGGCAGCTGCTGGTGAGGCGAATAGCTCGAATGCTGATGATTTGAATGGCGAATATGATTCTGGCGAGGACTTGGACAACTACGAGGAGGATGGTGGCGGTGCAGCTGAAGAGCAGTCGGACAGCTGGGATTTGCAGAATGGTAGCTCAAGCGGCGCGAAACCAACGGCGGTGAAGTCCAACGCAGATGAGGCGGGTGGTGCAAAGGGCAAATTGGGTGTTGAGTCGGTGGTTAAGGGCGCAGCTGGCATGATGGCTGATGCGCCAGCCGCTGCGACAGCACAGCAACAATTCCCCACAGCACCATCCACCAGCCAGCCCACCGTCGATCCATACTTCACCCACTTCGATCCGCACTACGAGCATCAGAGCTACAAAGTAAGTCAAAAA GAAGCCCAACAGCGCCTCGAGGAATCGCATCGCGAGAAGGTCACCCGTGTCATGAAGGACTGGTCCGATTTGGAGGAGAAGTACCAGGATATGCGTATGGCTGATCCCAAGCAAGCACAGACATTCAAACAACGCATGACAGCACGCTTCCAG ACTTCTGTTCAGGCACTCGAGGAGGAAGGCAACGCCGAGAAGCATCAGTTGGCCGCCATGCATCAGCAACGCGTATTGGCCCACATCAATCAGCGCAAACGTGAAGCAATGACCTGCTACACTCAAGCGCTCACCGAACAGCCACCAAAT GCTCACCACGTCGAGAAGTGTCTGCAGAAGCTTTTGCGCGCCTTGCACAAGGATCGCGCTCATGCCTTGGCCCACTATCGTCATCTCTTGAACTCCGGCGGTCCAGGTGGTTTGGAAGCTGCCGCCTCAGAACGACCACGCACTCTGGAACGTCTCATCGATATCGATCGCGCCGTCAACCAATCCATGACCATGTTGAAACGTTACCCCGAATTGTCTGCCAAAATTTCCCAACTGATGAACGACTACATTTTGGCGCTACGCAGCAAGGACGACATCCCCGGCTCATCGTTGGGCATGAGCGAAGAAGCGGAGGCTGCCATTTTGGACAAATATCGCGTTGAGATCGAGCGTAAAGTGGCGGAGAAAGAACGTCTACGTTTGGCCGAGAAGCAGCGTAAGGAACAGCGCGCCGCTGAACGTGAGAAATTACGTGAAGAGAAGTTGCGCATGGAGGCCAAGAAGGTTGATGAGCTATTGAAGTCACAAGCCGAGCAGGATGGTGGCGCCAGTGGTGCTGGCTCGTCCATGTCGGGCTCCTCATCCACTGCAGCACTTGGTGACTCCAAGGTGAGCAGCAAAGAGATTGGTCAACTTGCAGATCCCACTAAATTGGCGCAAAGCGACAAGGACAGCACCGGCGGTGAAGAGTACGCCGATGTCACTGTCAG CACCAAAACCCAAACCGTCCTGCCCACAGTCGATGATGATGCCGTACAGCGCGCCGTAGAGGATGTCGCTGCCGCCGTCGCTCACCAAGAGGCTGAGCCACAGGTGCAACACTTTATGTCGCACGATTTGGGTCATCGCGAATCG AGCTTCTCGCTGCGTCGCGAATTCGCACACACGCACGCGAACAAGGAGGGACGCAATGTCTACTTCACTTTGTCCTTCGCCGGCATTGCATTGTTAGCGGCCATCTTTGTTGGTGTCGCTGTGGCCAAGTGGAGAACATCTCGCTCTCCACATGCGCAGGGCTTCATTGAAGTTGATCAG AACGCCACCACACACCCCGTTGTACCGGAGGAGAAGATCGTGGCGAACATGCAAATCAACGGTTACGAGAACccaacatacaaatatttcgagGTGAAGGAGTAa
- the Appl_2 gene encoding amyloid-beta-like protein isoform X2 has product MLDSSKISLGLLALTVICATNCPNVQAASPRWEPQIAVLCEAGQVFQPQYLSEEGRWVTDLNKKTSGATCLRDKMDLLDYCKKAYPNRDITNIVESSHYQKIGGWCRQGALNSAKCKGAHRWIKPFRCLGPFQSDALLVPEGCLFDHIHNASRCWPFVRWNQTGAAACQERGMQMRSFAMLLPCGISLFSGVEFVCCPKHFKTDEIRVKKTDLPVIAPAEITNSNVDVTNDDDNDSNYSKDIGADDDLDDEDDLMGDDEEDEMVADEAAAGEANSSNADDLNGEYDSGEDLDNYEEDGGGAAEEQSDSWDLQNGSSSGAKPTAVKSNADEAGGAKGKLGVESVVKGAAGMMADAPAAATAQQQFPTAPSTSQPTVDPYFTHFDPHYEHQSYKVSQKEAQQRLEESHREKVTRVMKDWSDLEEKYQDMRMADPKQAQTFKQRMTARFQTSVQALEEEGNAEKHQLAAMHQQRVLAHINQRKREAMTCYTQALTEQPPNAHHVEKCLQKLLRALHKDRAHALAHYRHLLNSGGPGGLEAAASERPRTLERLIDIDRAVNQSMTMLKRYPELSAKISQLMNDYILALRSKDDIPGSSLGMSEEAEAAILDKYRVEIERKVAEKERLRLAEKQRKEQRAAEREKLREEKLRMEAKKVDELLKSQAEQDGGASGAGSSMSGSSSTAALGDSKVSSKEIGQLADPTKLAQSDKDSTGGEEYADVTVSTKTQTVLPTVDDDAVQRAVEDVAAAVAHQEAEPQVQHFMSHDLGHRESSFSLRREFAHTHANKEGRNVYFTLSFAGIALLAAIFVGVAVAKWRTSRSPHAQGFIEVDQNATTHPVVPEEKIVANMQINGYENPTYKYFEVKE; this is encoded by the exons GCTTATCCGAATCGTGACATCACCAATATTGTTGAATCTTCGCATTATCAGAAAATCGGCGGCTGGTGTCGTCAGGGCGCTTTGAATTCGGCCAAATGCAAAGGGGCACATCGTTGGATCAAACCATTCCGTTGCTTGG GACCATTCCAATCGGATGCTCTACTGGTGCCCGAAGGTTGTCTCTTCGATCACATCCACAACGCCTCACGTTGCTGGCCATTCGTTAGATGGAATCAGACCGGCGCTGCCGCTTGTCAGGAGCGCGGCATGCAAATGCGCAGCTTCGCCATGTTGCTGCCctgtggtatttcattgttctcGGGTGTGGAATTCGTTTGCTGTccgaaacatttcaaaa CCGATGAGATTCGCGTAAAGAAGACCGACCTACCCGTTATCGCCCCAGCTGAGATTACCAACAGCAATGTGGATGTGACTAACGATGACGACAATGACTCGAACTACTCCAAAGATATTGGCGCCGATGACGACCTTGACGATGAGGATGACCTGATGGGCGATGATGAGGAGGACGAAATGGTCGCCGATGAGGCAGCTGCTGGTGAGGCGAATAGCTCGAATGCTGATGATTTGAATGGCGAATATGATTCTGGCGAGGACTTGGACAACTACGAGGAGGATGGTGGCGGTGCAGCTGAAGAGCAGTCGGACAGCTGGGATTTGCAGAATGGTAGCTCAAGCGGCGCGAAACCAACGGCGGTGAAGTCCAACGCAGATGAGGCGGGTGGTGCAAAGGGCAAATTGGGTGTTGAGTCGGTGGTTAAGGGCGCAGCTGGCATGATGGCTGATGCGCCAGCCGCTGCGACAGCACAGCAACAATTCCCCACAGCACCATCCACCAGCCAGCCCACCGTCGATCCATACTTCACCCACTTCGATCCGCACTACGAGCATCAGAGCTACAAAGTAAGTCAAAAA GAAGCCCAACAGCGCCTCGAGGAATCGCATCGCGAGAAGGTCACCCGTGTCATGAAGGACTGGTCCGATTTGGAGGAGAAGTACCAGGATATGCGTATGGCTGATCCCAAGCAAGCACAGACATTCAAACAACGCATGACAGCACGCTTCCAG ACTTCTGTTCAGGCACTCGAGGAGGAAGGCAACGCCGAGAAGCATCAGTTGGCCGCCATGCATCAGCAACGCGTATTGGCCCACATCAATCAGCGCAAACGTGAAGCAATGACCTGCTACACTCAAGCGCTCACCGAACAGCCACCAAAT GCTCACCACGTCGAGAAGTGTCTGCAGAAGCTTTTGCGCGCCTTGCACAAGGATCGCGCTCATGCCTTGGCCCACTATCGTCATCTCTTGAACTCCGGCGGTCCAGGTGGTTTGGAAGCTGCCGCCTCAGAACGACCACGCACTCTGGAACGTCTCATCGATATCGATCGCGCCGTCAACCAATCCATGACCATGTTGAAACGTTACCCCGAATTGTCTGCCAAAATTTCCCAACTGATGAACGACTACATTTTGGCGCTACGCAGCAAGGACGACATCCCCGGCTCATCGTTGGGCATGAGCGAAGAAGCGGAGGCTGCCATTTTGGACAAATATCGCGTTGAGATCGAGCGTAAAGTGGCGGAGAAAGAACGTCTACGTTTGGCCGAGAAGCAGCGTAAGGAACAGCGCGCCGCTGAACGTGAGAAATTACGTGAAGAGAAGTTGCGCATGGAGGCCAAGAAGGTTGATGAGCTATTGAAGTCACAAGCCGAGCAGGATGGTGGCGCCAGTGGTGCTGGCTCGTCCATGTCGGGCTCCTCATCCACTGCAGCACTTGGTGACTCCAAGGTGAGCAGCAAAGAGATTGGTCAACTTGCAGATCCCACTAAATTGGCGCAAAGCGACAAGGACAGCACCGGCGGTGAAGAGTACGCCGATGTCACTGTCAG CACCAAAACCCAAACCGTCCTGCCCACAGTCGATGATGATGCCGTACAGCGCGCCGTAGAGGATGTCGCTGCCGCCGTCGCTCACCAAGAGGCTGAGCCACAGGTGCAACACTTTATGTCGCACGATTTGGGTCATCGCGAATCG AGCTTCTCGCTGCGTCGCGAATTCGCACACACGCACGCGAACAAGGAGGGACGCAATGTCTACTTCACTTTGTCCTTCGCCGGCATTGCATTGTTAGCGGCCATCTTTGTTGGTGTCGCTGTGGCCAAGTGGAGAACATCTCGCTCTCCACATGCGCAGGGCTTCATTGAAGTTGATCAG AACGCCACCACACACCCCGTTGTACCGGAGGAGAAGATCGTGGCGAACATGCAAATCAACGGTTACGAGAACccaacatacaaatatttcgagGTGAAGGAGTAa